The genomic window GGGGCGGAGCCCCGGGGGGGTCCCAGCCCGGCCCCAGCAGGTGCGAAGGCGCTCCCAGCGCTGCGGGCCGATGGTGCGAAGGAGATAAGCGCGGTGCCGCAGCCTTATCGGCGCCGCATCGCCGCGCGTGCCCGGGCACGGCGCAGgaagagcagcccctgcccgcccTCCGCTCCATCCCCGCCCCCGGTGGGCAccggcagccccggcggggccggggggcgcGGGGACACCCCCGGAGGGACGGGTCCCCATAGGGACGCGTGGGGACGAGGCCGGGCAGTGCCGAGCCgtgccgggctgtgcccagccgGGACCGGGAGCGCTggggcgggggcgcggcggggcctCCCTGCTCTCGGGGGGGCCCGGCCCCACCTTCGCCCCCggattttctctctttttttgaaATCACGTGATAAATGCCAAACGGCGCTGCCGTTACTCATCCCGGCACCCTCCCGGCCCCGCTTTCCCCCGGGGGCGGCCGCCGCTGACTCAGGGCCCGCCGGGCTCCCCCCGGCACCGCGGGGACCCCCCCGGGCCCCCCAGACCGCGGTCCCTTCAGGAGGTGCCACCTGCGGCAGCAGCGTCCCCGCCGCGCTCCAGTGAGTCTGGGGGCTCCCAGCGCCCCAAAACCGCCGCCGGGGGCTCCCCGTGCTCCCGGGGCtcccggggctgtcccggggTGCTCGCGGTGGCCGCGGGGCTCGCCGGCCGTGGCTCGGGGCCGCGCTGGCCCTTTTGTCACCTCCCGCCATCGGGGTGGGGACGCAGCGCCCCCTCTGAACCCCGTGGGGAGGCTCTGAGCCCCCCCAGTGTGAGAGGGAGGCAGCGGCTCCCACGGCCGcccccgtgcctcagtttccctttgCCACCCGCCGGCTCCGCTGCCCACTGCGGAGGGAAGTGGGGGTGTCCGGGGGGGGCGTTGGTGGCCCCGTTTCCTGTGACCCCCCCGAGGTGCCAACCGCAGcgctgggctgtgcctgtgctggcagcgCTGTCCCACGGGGTGTCCCGGCCGTGCCACCCCCGCAGCgtccccagggccaccctgAGCCCCCTCGGCCGCGCTGTCCCCACGGTGCGGGACAGGGGACACGGCGGCGTTTGGTGGCTCTCGGTGGCGCCCCGAGTCCGGCTGGAGGCACCGGGTGCCCCGTGCGGCCTGGCCGTGCCAGCTGCGGTGACAAGGGACAGGCCAGGCCCGCCTCACCGTGACAGGGGGCACTGTGGGGGCTTCTTGCGGGGGACAGGGGCCGCGCTTTGTCACCTGCCGCCTGTCCGAGCGCCGTGGGAGCACCCCTGGGGGAATTGTCCCCTCCAAACGCCGGGGGTGTCACAGggcactgtccccagggccacccgGGGCTGTGCAGCACCGTCCCACGCTGCCTGTGTCTCCTACCCCGGGTGGGACACACCTGGCTCCGTGTCCCCAGTGTCCttcccccgtgtccccgtgtccccatatccccgtgtccccatgtccccatatCGCCATGTCCCCAtatccccatgtccccgtgtccccatgtccccatatcgccatgtccccgtgtccccgtgtccccataTCCCCGTGTGCCCGTGTCCCCATATCgccgtgtccccatgtccccatgtccccatatCCCCAtatccccgtgtccccgtgtccccgtgtccccatgcCAGCGGGTGACACCGCACCATTTCCTATGCAACATCTTCATTTCATTGTTTTTCCCAGCAAAACCCCCTCTTATTTCGGGCACCttcaaggtttctttttccacctttcagttgggttggtttttttttttttcccttttctcagtgtttttatcatttaggggaaaaacaaaacaattctcGCTGCCCGGGGCCGCTTtcccctgcagggagggaggcaccGAGGACACTTTGGGGGGACGGGACCCTCCTGGTGCCCCCCGGCCGCAGGAGCCGCTCGGGATTCTCTGATGCGCTCTGAGGTGGGGCTGGGGTCTCATCCCGGCCGTTCCTGAGGGGTCCCCGCGATCACAAACccggggggctgcagggacccccagcccgGTGCGGGGGGCGCGCTgccatccccgtgtccccccggcCGGGTTTATAGGAAACGGCTCTGCGGGGAAGGGCCCGGCTGGCCGCCCcgggagggtttttttcctgccgTGGGCGCCCCGGGGGTGCGGGGGATCCGGTGTGAGTCAAAGCCGGAGCCCCGGGGTGGAACCGCGAGCCCAGCGCTGCCGAGTGACGGCGCCGTGCCGCCAGAGGCGTTTATAAGAAATGGAGGGGCTGGAatgagggggagggagggagggagggacccCGCTGGCACCGCcgcccctggggacagctgtcCTGCTCCGGGCTGGGATCTTAACCCGGGTTTGCTGCCAAGGGGTGCCTGGGTCCCCCCAAATGCCCAAACCCACCCTTATCACACTGAGGTGACCCAGGCCCCTCACCCAGCTGCGGGCATGGTGCCAGCATCACCCCGGTGCCAGCATCACCCCTGGGTGCCAGCATCACCCCTGGGTGGCCATGCCCAGGCTGGAAATCCAGTGCCAGCATCACCTTGgtgccagcacctccctggggtCCTCAGGTCACTCTGGGTGCCTTCATCAAGCTGGGGGTCCTGGTGCCAGCATCGCCCCTGGGTATGGGTATCCAGATGTGTTCCCGGTGCCAGCATCGCCCCTGGGTATGGGTATCCAGATGTGTTCCCGGTGCCAGCATCACCCCTGGGTATGGGTATCCACATGTGTTCCCGGTGCCAGCATCGCCCCTGGGTACCTGCATCCAGCTGTGTTCCAGAATCCCTCCAGTGtcccccatccctcccaggtgcctcaatcctgtccctgcctccccctgGGGTACCCACacccccagcagggctgctccttgTGTCCCCCGGGTTCTGCTGCCcctcctgtcactgccctgctgtccccgcTGCCCGCTGGCCCTGTCCCGCACCcgtgccagcagctcctggcctcTCACGGAGGTTTCCCGGAGGTTTCCACACCTGGGGACGGCGGTGGTGGCACCCGCAGTGCCCGGGGACCTCCTGCCCTCCACACCCAGGGGAAGGCCACGCCGCGTCCCCTCCCGGCCGAGGCACCGCGGTGTCCCCGGTCCCGGTGACACGATGGGCTCTGCGCTGCCGTGGCGGGGCCGCGGCCTCAGCTGGCGGCGCGGGGGGGCAGAGCCGGGCGCGAACAGCGCGAACACAAACGCGGCCGCGGCTGCCATGTGCCCAGCGCCACCGCGGCTGCCGCGCCGCGACAAGCGCCACCGGGCCCTCGGGAGCCGCGGGCcgccccggagccgccgccgcgctgCGGGGAGGTGACGGAGCCAACGCGCGGTGACACCGGGCTCGCGGGCCCCCCCGCCGCGGCCAGCGCCGCCGCAGCGCCCGCCGGGGGGGACTCGGCGCTGTCACAAGCCATCTGCGCCGGGGACGGCGACAGCCCGCGCCCTAAGTGGGGTTAAACTCGGGGTCACCCCCACCGAGCATCCGGGGGGTGCTGGAAAGgatccccctccccaaatccctccgTGTGCGGCACCCCCGCCCCTGTGTCACCGGCGTGGGACgctctggggagggacagggattgTGTCCCTGTTTCCTCATGGTTCTCGGGGACAGTGAATGTGTCCCTGGTCCCTCATGGCTCCCGGGGTCGGTGAATGTGTCCCTGGTCCCTCATGGTTCTCGGGGACAGTGAATGTGTCCCTGGTCCCTCATGGCTCCAGGGGTCGGTGAATGTGTCCCTGGTCTCCCGTGGCTCTCGGTGACAGCAGTGGTGGTGGCCGGGCACGGCCGTGTCCCCTGGGGCCGCTCCTCGGCGCTCGCTGCGGGTCACGGCGGCCACGGGGACACGCGGGGCCGTGGGGGACACGACCGGCGGCTGGCCCCGAGTCCGGCACCCGCCTGAACTGCCGGTGACCCGCCGGGAGCGCGGCCGCGGCCACCGCGGGGCCAGCCCGGTACCGGGCCGCCCTGCCGGGTCACAGGCCAGCACCGGGCCAGCCTGCCGGGGTCACTCCGGTACCGGGCCGCCCTGCCGGGGTCACAGCCCAGCGCTGCCGGGTGGATCCGGCCCCGATCCCCACCGGGGCTgtcctggagcccccagggctgtcaCAGCCGCGATCTGGGGACAGTCCGGCCCCGCCGGGTGCCAGGCAGGCGCGGTTTGGGGCTGGGGTCCCACGGCCCCCACGGCAGAGGGTCACGGTGTGGGTGCCGTGTCCCCTTGCCCTCACCTCCATCTGCCCCGCTCCTTTCCGTCCCCCCGCCGCCGTCCGGGCTCTCGCGGTGCCGCCGGACCCGCGGGCGGCCCCTTTCAACCCGCGGCTGAAATGGAACCGGCTCCGGCTCCTTCGCCGTGACCTATTTTTACCATTTGATTGGAATCTGTTTGTTTCTCTCTCgttttcccctcctctccccgccGCGCCCGGGTGCGAGCGCGGTGTCAGCCCCGCGTCACATCAATTAACGCGCGCGGGGCGTCATTTGTCACTTCGCATTTCCCCACGGCCACCTCGgcgcggccgcggcgggggcggggggcgcTCGCCGGGCTGGGGGTGACCCCCCCCGGGGTGAGGGAACCAGGATTCTCCTCCCGCTCCGTGATTTTGGGTGATGGGGACGCGCCGGGACGcggctgccgccgccgcccgcctcGGTGGGTCCCGGTGCGGGGTGCGGGGGTCGCTGGCGGGGGCCGGGACACCCGAGTCCGGCCCCCCCGGCCCGAGCAGCCGGTGCCGACACCTCCACTTCCGTCGGCAGCGCCCCCTCGGGTATTTTTAACCGCCGGCGCTGCCGCTTGGCACCGTCCGGGTGTCCGTGCCGGCCCCAGCTGCCTCCCCCG from Ammospiza nelsoni isolate bAmmNel1 chromosome 26, bAmmNel1.pri, whole genome shotgun sequence includes these protein-coding regions:
- the LOC132084006 gene encoding basic proline-rich protein-like, which translates into the protein MLLRNEPGGAAWTPQPPNIALGSLGLPRPPPARRGDSAAPRQPPQTPLQRGCRRLLAPSPPPRHPRPPTFDLPQSRRERGGAALSPPRPLALHVPPVSQRTPPTHPQRRDPRNEGPAPAATPDSIKPARNASEGAGASPSGGPGGERGGPAGGVPREWGWGRGALGVIGLVSLRVKPLLRAGGAGAALRDPRAGAEPRGGPSPAPAGAKALPALRADGAKEISAVPQPYRRRIAARARARRRKSSPCPPSAPSPPPVGTGSPGGAGGRGDTPGGTGPHRDAWGRGRAVPSRAGLCPAGTGSAGAGARRGLPALGGARPHLRPRIFSLFLKSRDKCQTALPLLIPAPSRPRFPPGAAAADSGPAGLPPAPRGPPRAPQTAVPSGGATCGSSVPAALQCQPQRWAVPVLAALSHGVSRPCHPRSVPRATLSPLGRAVPTVRDRGHGGVWWLSVAPRVRLEAPGAPCGLAVPAAVPQSCPCLPLGYPHPQQGCSLCPPGSAAPPVTALLSPLPAGPVPHPCQQLLASHGGFPEVSTPGDGGGGTRSARGPPALHTQGKATPRPLPAEAPRCPRSR